The following nucleotide sequence is from Oenanthe melanoleuca isolate GR-GAL-2019-014 chromosome 5, OMel1.0, whole genome shotgun sequence.
GCTGTGGTTGTAGGGAGCCATGGCCTTGCCGTAGGTATCTGGAGGGGGTCCCAGGGCGGCGGTGGGTGGCGGGAAGAAGGCGGGATtgaggtgcagggcagggggcacagcccccggtgggggcacagccaggggcgGGGGCAGCCGGGGCGGTGGTGGCAGCAGGTGCTGGTAGGGAATTccaggaggaggtggagggaCTCCGAAAGCGGAGGAGAGGGGAGGTGGGGGTGGCATGGGAGGAGGGGGCAGCCCCATGAGGGGCAGCGCAGGGGGGCGACTGAAGAAGGGCAGGACCGAGGGGGGCTTCTCCATGCGGGCGGGGGGCAGCGCGTTCTCCGTCGGCGTTGCCCGGCCATCCACCGCATCCATGGAATCCCGGGAGTGGGCCCGCGGTGGCACACCTGGAAGTAGCATAGGGAAAGAGCTGTGAGGTGCAGCTGGAGAGTGTCCAGGTCTCCGAgacctcctgctcctcctcttcctcccccccCGGAGGGCTGGAAGTACCCAGAGAGAGATCCAGCTGACCACACAGCCTCTGCTTCCATGTGTTTTTCCAAGAGGGGCCCAGCTTTCCAGCAAGACCCTGCATGGTGGGGGACAGAAAggtcacagggacaggagccaaaACCACCAGGAATGGTGAGAGATCCCCAAAGGCATCCAAAGACCCAGAGAACCTGAGATCCACACTTGGATTTAGAGAGGCCCAAGTGTGGAGGAACATGAGGGAACAGAACCCAAGTGCTGACAgcaacagagctgctgccagaggaaggaAAACTCAGCATTTCAAGAGGGACAAGAAGCCTTGCTCTATCCAAAGAGGCTTTGAGGATGAGACAGAAGGGGTGTGACAGGAGCCATGGCTCCCAGCGGTGCCAGAGGGTGCATGGGAGCTCCGCTGtgccctgggggcagctggaaCTCGGCCCAGGGAACACTCCCTGCTCCACCAAAACTGCAGGGCAAGTCGGGGCACAGCCTAAGCACCAAGCAGCTGATCCCCTTGGGCACCGGAGCTGAAGGAAGGGAGTGAAGCAactctgctgggaaaggggagtTTTCCTTGCACAAAACATGCCAAGGGATCTACAACGACCAGAGCTGGCCAAGACCTCCTCGGACACACTCCTGCCAGGACAATCCCTGCGGATCCCGTAGCATCGCTGCGGAGTGAGGCCAGGACCACCTATTGCCATTGAGGGACGCCCACGGCCAGGCCCCAGCTGGAATATTCCTCCAGTGTTGGGCACCTTACCTCCGCAGGGATGGAAAAATTCTGGAGCAGATCCAGAGAGGAGCTACTAATAGATATGGAGGGTCTTAGCTATGCTGAGAGCCTGAAGAGCTTAAGCCCATTCAgtttggagaggaggagaaggaggctACGAGGGATCTTCGCAGTGTGGGAGCACCTAAAAGGGGATCATAAAGACTCGGGTCAGGAGCTAATCCGGCTcaggaatgggaaaaacaaCCCCCAGACGCTCCTGGCAGGGTCTCCCCCCATCCCGAGGGCTCTCTGGGCTGGGCCTGGCAGCTGATCcggggggaatttgggatgtgTGTGAGGTGGAACCCCCCCACCCTCATCACACCGGCGCCGCACTCACGTTTGCGAGCCTGAGCCTCGAACTGCGACAGGTTCTGCCGGGTCGCCAGCCTCACCTCCACCTTGTCTCCATTTAGGATCTTTCcaggaagcagctccaggagtTTATGGACCGAGTTCTCAGAGGCGACCACCACCTCCGCATACCTGCACGGGAGAGAGGGAGATTGAGCCCAGAATGCGCTGAAGAGACTATCCCAGACCCTCCTCCTGATCCCATCCGGCTGTTCCACGCCCCCTCCTAACTTTTCCATACTCTTTGGGACACTCCATgaattccctgtgccaggcaggaaaaGGGCCGGCTGCTCCCTCACCCTCCACAAAACAATGGATGTGGCAACGAGGGCCTGACTCCtgccattcccaccccaaattccactgGCTCTCACCCCTTGGATTGGCCATTGGCTCGGTTCTCCGCGAATTTCAGCTCCACCACATCGTAGACTCCGACAGAGCGGATGGTCTGGATCAGCTGCTGGTCAGTCGTCCActgagggaacagggaacaggcTGGTGTCCAtgtctgtgctcagtgtccccccACCCACCTGAGGTATGCCACCCCAGACTCCCTCAGGGGCTTAAAATCATCTGGAACAAGCCTTAGGAATAGAAAACAGAGACAAGTTCTCTGGACAAGACAGAGCCTTCCCAAAACTGTCCTTACATCCATGAACAGGAGACGGCGACTTAGGGGCAGCACCCCGAAGTCACAGCTTCCAAGGGACATCAGTGGATATCCCAGGCCAGGAGCTCCTCAGGGATAcaaacagcttttctctgaGGATCACAAAGCCAAGCCCAGCTTGGGACACCAGCTCTAGATTGAGGAGAAGCAGGCCCCTCAAAATTCCTGCCACTCCCCTAGAGAGCCCAGTAGCCTCTCAGAGGTTCCCCAggaatcccaaatttcccaggAAGACACACTCACCCAGGAGAAGCTCCCGACGTAGACGGCGGCCCTCTTGTTGCGGAGCCCGCTGTAGGTGTACAGGATGGCTGGGGGTTTGCTGTTGGGCTTGGGAGACGGCTCCTGACGGATCTCCGGAGGCGCTTCTGAGCTGCTGGAACGcttttcctggggctgggagctggctgctAACACGTCGTCGTAGAGATCCATCTGGTCAGCATTACTGAACTCcggatcctgctgggaaaacGTCATGAGATCCTGGCTTGGGAAGGGCTTGGGAGCCTTCTTTGCTAGGCTTCCAAACCTGCTGTCCCAAGCGGAATTTCCAAGCAGAGCCGAAAGGTTTAAGGCCCAAATTGCTAGGTTTGGCTCTATGCACAGTTGGGAATTACAGCCACCCCTTGCCTGGGCAATCCCAAAAAACAGGATTATGGGCTCTGATTTCATGGAATCATTGAATGGTTGGGGTTAGAATAAGGACATTAAGGATCATCCtatcccaccccctgccatgggacaccTTCTGCTATCCCACGtagctccaagccctgtccaacctggcctggaacacttcaAGGGATAGAGCAGCCACAGGGtctctgggaaatccattccagggcctcaccatcctcacagggaaggatttcttcccaatataTCATCTAAACTTCCACTGAGCTCCAGCACATTCCAAGGACCAGCCCACTTGGATCCCACACAACAGGACAAGACCCTGTTGCTGCCACCAGGAAGAAATTCCCAATCTGGAGAGTAGGAATTCAGTGGCGGAAACCAAATGCCCTCCAGGGATGAGCCACCTGCCCTTGGCAACACATGCTTCCCAGAAATCCAACTTGAGAATTGCACACCCCCCTCAAATCAAGGCCAGCATCCCAAACTTGCtcatttttgggaaaaatgacCCTTCTAGGGTAGGAGCTCCCACAGGTTGGATCTGTCCCCTTGGCAGAGGAAGCTCAGGAAGCTCcagaactgggaattccagtgTGTCCTAGATCTGCCTCCCAATTCCCACTCTTTCCTGGgctatatttaattttgagtGTCCAGCAAGTTCTGTGTTCACTATGCATCCCAGTTCCTCGTCCAGATTGTGCCGAGTGTTTCATCCCACAAAATCGCTCCATGAAGATCCATCCCACAGGAGCTGGTGTGCCATAAAAAACAGAGGTTCTGCTCCCAGATTTTCAATTCCAGGCAATTTGGACAATGTTTTCTGCTGGAGACAGTCTGAGGATCAGGGAATTGCAAGGGAATTGCTCCCATTGGGAGCTGGACAGAGAAGGATGCTCAGCATACAGCTCTCCAAGGATTGTGGAAATCCAGGAGTCCAAAAATCCCTCTCCCTGAACTTTTGCATCCAGCTCTTCCCCTGGAGCTGATAAAAGAAGGATTTGAAAATGGAGCTGTAGTTTTGTGTTCATTTCCCAAAAAAGCTCAAGTGTTTGGTTAATCCAACTCCCACACTCCCACCTCCACCAGGAGCCTTTGGACACAGCCCAAGGCTGAAAGATTCCCGCCTGGAAGTTTCAGAAAGTCAAGACCAAAAATAGGAAGGAGGGGCTAGAAGAGGAATCCCTTGGAATCCCTCAGTTCTGCTACTTCATTTTGGGAGATTGTAGGGATTCTCCTGCTCCAAATTCATGCACACTGAGTTGAGGTGCACAGATGAAGCTGGGCACTGTTAGTGGGAGTCACCgtgtgggaatgtgggattgGGAATTACACTGGCATCCCTGGAGTGCCACAGGGACACCACAGCACCTCCCCACTGCTTTGATCCTGGCATGGATTAATTCCAGGTTTCCTCCGGCCACACATCCCAAAGGGAGTGACATGCCGGAGTCACTGGCCTGGATCATCATTCCAGCTTTGAGAATCCTTCATCCACTTGGTCTTCCCAGGAGATTCCATGGGATATTCTCACCCAATAACTAGAAGAAGCTTCTGTTGATCACTCCAGGAGCTCATAGGAATTCCTTTCTCCATGGTGATTCCTTCCTCTGGGTGCTTTGCTTCCAGTTTCCATGACTTTTCTTCTTGTCAATTTCCCTCCACAGGCTTTCCATGGCAGTTTCTAATTTTCCAACATCTGGCTTCACACTTGCTTTCCCATATCCATGAACTCCCTAAAATTTGCTTCTCCAACACCCCCTTCCTTCATCATTTTCTCCTGTGaatcccagattttcctgggatgGGACAAGTGGCACAGGAACAGCGAGTTCCTGCACAGCTTCCCAGCCTGGATGATCCATGGATTTGGCTCCTGGTATCTCCTTACTTCCCCCTGGAAGTGCCTCTTCCAGCTGggatttctcatttttccaaCCAGGACACAGCTAAACCTTTAAATCCCAAACATTCTGTGACCAGCCACGTGTCACAACCCACAGGGAAACCCTTTAATCACAGCTGGAGGTGGCAACCACTGAGATCTGGGAATGGTCAGGAATgatcctttccttttcccagccaCACCAGTTGCTTCTTCCACCGGGATGAGCTGCAGGACACTGGGACCTCTTCCTGAAAAAAAGGGGGGGATCTGCAACCCCACCCACCCCTCACCTGGGTGAACTCCTCGTCGGCGTAGATGTCAATCAGATCCACTCCCTCGGACATATTTCCAGAGGCGGGAAAAGCGGGAGCCCGGGCTGGGACCGGGCGGAGCCAGGACACGGAAGGTGCTCTGGGAAGGGGGGGGCAGGGGGTCAGTGAGGTCTTGGGGACACGCTGGGGGCgtccccccaaatccctctgtatcccaaatcccacttcCTCACCCCAGTCCCTGAGTCCCCCTAAATCCCCTCTTCCCTCCAAATACCTGTCCCCCCTAAATTCCTTTTACCCCCTAAATCCCCTCTTCCTCTCAAAGCTCATGTTCCCCCGAATCCCTGTTTCCCCCTAAATCCCCTCTCggccccaaatccctgtgtcCCCGCAAATCCCATGTCTCCACTaaatccctgtgtccccctgaagctccccaaatccctgtgccTCCCCCCATCCCATTTCCTTCAAATCCCATGTCCGTCCCAAATCCTTCTATCCCTCCATACTGTCTCCCCCACAAATCCCTGTTTCCCTCCAaattccctgtgccccccacTATCCCCCACTGACCCCCCCCTCTCCGCGCCGCCGCGTCCCCGCCATATGCGGCCCTGCGGAGCGGCGGGCCCGGGCCGGGGGGTTTGTGAGCAGGGGGaatgggaggggagggggcggcgggtCGCGATATGTCGCGATAGGTCGCGCCCCCCACCCCGGGCCCCCCCTCCCCCGATCCCAGCCCCGCGCGCGCCGCCCGCGCTCACCGCCAGCGCCGCCGCGCCCACTTCCGGGCGTGACCACGCCCACTTCCGGCACACCCCGCCCCTTGAGCCGGGAGGGGGCGTGGCCAGAGCGGCGGGCGGCAAGATGGCGGCGGCCAGGGTCGGGGGGAAGGGGGGAGAGCTGGGCGGGcggagggaagggaaaggggtaaaaggggagagaaaggagggagagcGACAAAACCGGGTTAAAATTGGAGGGAAAGGTTAAAaaggggggaaggggaaaaaaaggggagagagggggaaagaaaaggaggggaaaggggtGAGTTTGGGGGAAAGgcagaatgggaggaaaattaGCGTAttgcagggagaaggggagaaaaagaggagagtCTGAGGAGACAAaagaggatttgggggggaaagGGAGGTCTGGGGGACTTAACGGGGTGTGGGCAGCGGAGTTTGGGCGGGGTGGGATTGGGAATCGTGTCCAGCAGGATTTGTGGAggtccctgtgtgcaggcacTCCCAGGCCTGGCAcatctctttgcttttcctgttccctacagctctgctccctgcgtCGGCATCTCCTGTGGCCGCTGATCCCGCAGCGCGGCTACCGGGGGGATTCCCCCACGGATTCCGGGAAGGACATGCTGGAGATCCCGCTGCCCCCCTGGCAGGAGCGTCCGGAGGAGCCGCTGGAGACCAAGAGAGCCCGGCTGCTGTatgagagcaggaaaagggggatGCTGGAAAACTGCATCCTGCTCAGGTGGGCTTGGCTCCGAGTATTACAGGTCCTTTCATTAACAGGGAAGAGTTTATTGAGGTAGTGCAAAAATCCTTGGGGTAAGTTGTTCCATCATCTTGCTTATCCAGGATCCAATGATGGAGTAGAGCTGGGAGAGCTCGTTGAGCCAAAATCCTTTGGGAAGCATGTATGGAAATCCTGGGACACGTGAACATAAGGCcagttgggttttggggttgaAGGAAAGATGAAAGACTTAAAATAGTGGaattctggaatggtttgggtgggaaaggaccttaagaacacctttcactatcccaggttgctccaagccgTATCCAACCTGTCTTGGACACTTCCACGGATggggcaaccacagcttctctgggaaatccattccagGGCCTTACCACCCTCAGGAAAGAATCTCTTCCCAGTATCTCATGTGAACCAGCACATGGAATTCTGGAATGCTTTGGGATGGGAGGGACTTAAGGATCATCCAGTTTCACCCCGTGCTGTGGGCAGAGACGCCTTAGgccagaccaggttgctccgAGCCCTTATCCAGCCTGGATAAGGAGATTCCAGGGTTGGAGattccacagcttctctgggaatgctgtgccAGTGTTTATCCACTCACTGAGGTGAAGGAGAGCAGGCTGGGGGTCTGTGTTTTCCAGGATCACGTTGAGCAGGCTCTCATATCCcagctcttccttcccctcccgCTCATCCCGatccatccctctccagcctctttGCCAAGGAAAACCTGGCGCGCATGAGCGAGGAGCAGTTGAACCGCTACGACCGCCTCATCAACGAGCCCAGCAACGACTGGGACATTTATTACTGGGCCACTGGTACGTGTGGCCGtgccctgggacactgggatgggccCCCAGGATACCGGGGTGCACTTTGGGACAGCACGGAgctggtttttctgttttcccctcAGAAGCGAAGCCCGCGCCAGCAGAATTCGACACCGATGTGATGGCCATGCTGAGGGAATTTGCCAAAAACaggaacagggagcagaggctcCGGCAGCCGGACCTGGAATATCTGTTTGAGCCACCACGCTGAAGGAGGGGACGCCCCTGTCCCCATTTTCTGGAGTAGTGCAGGGACATGGGGCTCTGGACTGGTGTTTCCACCTATCCTGCggttttcctcctcttccagcaGCCTTTGGACACTCGTGGAATGCTGAATAAAGCCTGGCTActggccctgcctggctgctggccctgcccctctcctgctttTTGACATCGGGGTCGGGCTCTCAGGGACATTTCCAGCTCGATCTGGCACATCCCACCTCATTGATAGTCCCAATTCCCACCTGCCCCTTTATCCCAGGACTCCCAGGAGGTGACCCCACTCGGGGGTGGGGGCTGTAGTGCAGCTGGACCGGGACATTCCCGGTGCCCCTCAGCAACAGCCTCTCGGGAGGTCCCCATTGTCGCGGTTACCAGGAGACAGAGTCGCATTCCGCGGGCACATTCCACAGCTTCCGGGCCTGCTGGGAAGCGCCCGCACGTCCAGCCATGGAGTAGGGCCATGCCTCGTGCCATTCCCGGCTCCAGGGGGCCGTTCCCAGAGCCAGAATGCCGTCCCTGCCGCAGGACTCGCCCGCCGGGGGATTGGGGACGGGGTTCCCCATGGTGAGGGGCCCCCCCTCCGAGCTCATGGGCTTTTATATCACCAGCTACGAGGCAGCCTTTGGGAAGAGGCCCACGGGGTCACCCCAGACGTTGGAGGGGAGGCGCGCTTTGGGGATTGAGCCCCCCAGTGACAGGAGTATGCACCCCCTCCTCGGCGTCCACACCGGCTCGGGATACGTCGCCAACAACTACGCGGAGGCCGCATCCGTGGTCTTCCCGTACGTGGAGCGGTaggtccctgctccaggagtgTTGGGGGGCACCTTTTGGGATCGCTGCATCACAGCCATTCCCGCCACAGCCAGGACACCGACGTGTCCACCACCTCCGAGGACTTCAAGATCTTTGGGCGCCCGGATTACCAAAGGCTCTTGCCCTCGTATGCGGATGAGCTGGAGTGTCGCTATCCCGCTGGCTTCTCCTTTTCCCGCCTCCGTTTTGGCGAGGTGACAGCCCCAAAAGTATCCAGGGAAAATGACACCTGGAGCCCCCACACCAGTCCTGCCCAGCCAGGtatgattttggggttttgggaatcACAGGGAAAGCTCCATCTTTAGtaggaaggatttggggtgttgAGATCACAGGGAAAGTTCCATTCCTAGGAGATTCTGGTGTCTCGGGGATCCCAGGGAAAGCTCTGTCCTtatgtggattttgggatgttaAGATTCCCAGGAAAACTCCAGCCCCAGGGGGGTCTGAGGCCCTGGGGGTTCCAGGTCTAGCTCCATCATCAGGATGGTTTTGGGATTGTTGATGGTCCCAGAGTCACATCCAGCTCtagggattttggggtgttaGTGTTCCTGAAGCCAAGTCAGATCTCAGGAGGATTCGGGAGTGTCGGAGACCCCCTGCCCCCCCAAAAACAGCGGGACAGGTGTATCCAGGTAGTGCCaggcctggggacacaggggacatccctgctccatctgctcccCACAGATGTCCCGCAGAGGACGACGGAGCTGTCTGGCTTCACCAGAACTGACCCAAGGAGTGACCTcaccctgccagagcagcctgtgagcgctgtccccaccatgtcccctgtccccccaccCCTCAGCACCCCAGGGGACACCTTTCCTCTCCCACAGCCTGATGTCCGTGATGGTCAGATGGATTCCTTGCCTGCCATATTCAGCACTGTAAGCAAAGGGACGTGGTGTCAAGGGCAGGGTACATCCTATCCCAGTGCTCCTGAAGTTCCCGGCGGGCTCTgaggcagtgggagctgcctgggcatGGGAATGAGCAGGatctcatccctgtgtccccacacagccccagcctgccaTGGGCCACCCTGCCCCCTTCGCCCCCCCGGAGCTCCAAGTGGCACCCAAGGGAGTCACTACCGAGCAGGTGGGTGCAGCCATGTCCCCTGTCCTCATCCCTTTTCCCAAGGAGCCACACTCCCAACCCACTCCATCCCTCAGGAGCCGCTGACATACAGCACTGTCCAGAACAAGTACCTGACCAAGTTCACACCACTGGCCCCTGTAGCACCAGGTGAGTTTGGGGGGTTTGCAGCCCCCAGGAGGAGTAGAAACGCCCCTCACCTATCCCTCCTGGATTTTCCAGGCTGGTGGGCGCAGACTCCAGTCACCTGGGCGCCAAGATCTGTGGAGGGCATCCAGATCCCGAGTCCCAGTGGCTTCAGCACCAACAACCACCCCACCAAACTGTGGCACATCGATAAAACCCTGATGTGACCCCCCCTCAAAAAAGTGCTGCCACATCCCGGGATTCCCATCCTTGGCTTTTCCCAAATCCCCGTGGGAGGAATAAAGATCCTGCGTGATGCCGTTGGATTGCCCCCTCATTTTGGGGGTTTCCTGTGTCCCAAAGGCTGGCAGGAGGGT
It contains:
- the CPSF7 gene encoding cleavage and polyadenylation specificity factor subunit 7 isoform X1, which produces MSEGVDLIDIYADEEFTQDPEFSNADQMDLYDDVLAASSQPQEKRSSSSEAPPEIRQEPSPKPNSKPPAILYTYSGLRNKRAAVYVGSFSWWTTDQQLIQTIRSVGVYDVVELKFAENRANGQSKGYAEVVVASENSVHKLLELLPGKILNGDKVEVRLATRQNLSQFEAQARKRVPPRAHSRDSMDAVDGRATPTENALPPARMEKPPSVLPFFSRPPALPLMGLPPPPMPPPPPLSSAFGVPPPPPGIPYQHLLPPPPRLPPPLAVPPPGAVPPALHLNPAFFPPPTAALGPPPDTYGKAMAPYNHSSSRELGPPIPAVSEGEFEEIMNRNRAISSSAISKAVSGASAGDYSNAIETLLTAIAVIKQSRVASDERCRVLLSSLKDCLHGIEAKSYSSSSSSSSRKRHRSRERSPSRSRESSRRHRDLLHSDDRHEDYFQERSREHERHRDRDRDRDRHH
- the CPSF7 gene encoding cleavage and polyadenylation specificity factor subunit 7 isoform X2 produces the protein MSEGVDLIDIYADEEFTQDPEFSNADQMDLYDDVLAASSQPQEKRSSSSEAPPEIRQEPSPKPNSKPPAILYTYSGLRNKRAAVYVGSFSWWTTDQQLIQTIRSVGVYDVVELKFAENRANGQSKGYAEVVVASENSVHKLLELLPGKILNGDKVEVRLATRQNLSQFEAQARKRVPPRAHSRDSMDAVDGRATPTENALPPARMEKPPSVLPFFSRPPALPLMGLPPPPMPPPPPLSSAFGVPPPPPGIPYQHLLPPPPRLPPPLAVPPPGAVPPALHLNPAFFPPPTAALGPPPDTYGKAMAPYNHSSRELGPPIPAVSEGEFEEIMNRNRAISSSAISKAVSGASAGDYSNAIETLLTAIAVIKQSRVASDERCRVLLSSLKDCLHGIEAKSYSSSSSSSSRKRHRSRERSPSRSRESSRRHRDLLHSDDRHEDYFQERSREHERHRDRDRDRDRHH
- the SDHAF2 gene encoding succinate dehydrogenase assembly factor 2, mitochondrial, translating into MAAARLCSLRRHLLWPLIPQRGYRGDSPTDSGKDMLEIPLPPWQERPEEPLETKRARLLYESRKRGMLENCILLSLFAKENLARMSEEQLNRYDRLINEPSNDWDIYYWATEAKPAPAEFDTDVMAMLREFAKNRNREQRLRQPDLEYLFEPPR
- the LOC130253996 gene encoding uncharacterized protein LOC130253996 isoform X2, which produces MPSLPQDSPAGGLGTGFPMVRGPPSELMGFYITSYEAAFGKRPTGSPQTLEGRRALGIEPPSDRSMHPLLGVHTGSGYVANNYAEAASVVFPYVERQDTDVSTTSEDFKIFGRPDYQRLLPSYADELECRYPAGFSFSRLRFGEVTAPKVSRENDTWSPHTSPAQPDVPQRTTELSGFTRTDPRSDLTLPEQPVSAVPTMSPVPPPLSTPGDTFPLPQPDVRDGQMDSLPAIFSTPQPAMGHPAPFAPPELQVAPKGVTTEQEPLTYSTVQNKYLTKFTPLAPVAPGWWAQTPVTWAPRSVEGIQIPSPSGFSTNNHPTKLWHIDKTLM
- the LOC130253996 gene encoding uncharacterized protein LOC130253996 isoform X4 — protein: MPSLPQDSPAGGLGTGFPMVRGPPSELMGFYITSYEAAFGKRPTGSPQTLEGRRALGIEPPSDRSMHPLLGVHTGSGYVANNYAEAASVVFPYVERQDTDVSTTSEDFKIFGRPDYQRLLPSYADELECRYPAGFSFSRLRFGEVTAPKVSRENDTWSPHTSPAQPDVPQRTTELSGFTRTDPRSDLTLPEQPPDVRDGQMDSLPAIFSTPQPAMGHPAPFAPPELQVAPKGVTTEQEPLTYSTVQNKYLTKFTPLAPVAPGWWAQTPVTWAPRSVEGIQIPSPSGFSTNNHPTKLWHIDKTLM
- the LOC130253996 gene encoding uncharacterized protein LOC130253996 isoform X5; the protein is MPSLPQDSPAGGLGTGFPMVRGPPSELMGFYITSYEAAFGKRPTGSPQTLEGRRALGIEPPSDRSMHPLLGVHTGSGYVANNYAEAASVVFPYVERQDTDVSTTSEDFKIFGRPDYQRLLPSYADELECRYPAGFSFSRLRFGEVTAPKVSRENDTWSPHTSPAQPDVPQRTTELSGFTRTDPRSDLTLPEQPMDSLPAIFSTPQPAMGHPAPFAPPELQVAPKGVTTEQEPLTYSTVQNKYLTKFTPLAPVAPGWWAQTPVTWAPRSVEGIQIPSPSGFSTNNHPTKLWHIDKTLM
- the LOC130253996 gene encoding uncharacterized protein LOC130253996 isoform X6, encoding MPSLPQDSPAGGLGTGFPMVRGPPSELMGFYITSYEAAFGKRPTGSPQTLEGRRALGIEPPSDRSMHPLLGVHTGSGYVANNYAEAASVVFPYVERQDTDVSTTSEDFKIFGRPDYQRLLPSYADELECRYPAGFSFSRLRFGEVTAPKVSRENDTWSPHTSPAQPDVPQRTTELSGFTRTDPRSDLTLPEQPPQPAMGHPAPFAPPELQVAPKGVTTEQEPLTYSTVQNKYLTKFTPLAPVAPGWWAQTPVTWAPRSVEGIQIPSPSGFSTNNHPTKLWHIDKTLM
- the LOC130253996 gene encoding uncharacterized protein LOC130253996 isoform X1 yields the protein MPSLPQDSPAGGLGTGFPMVRGPPSELMGFYITSYEAAFGKRPTGSPQTLEGRRALGIEPPSDRSMHPLLGVHTGSGYVANNYAEAASVVFPYVERQDTDVSTTSEDFKIFGRPDYQRLLPSYADELECRYPAGFSFSRLRFGEVTAPKVSRENDTWSPHTSPAQPDVPQRTTELSGFTRTDPRSDLTLPEQPVSAVPTMSPVPPPLSTPGDTFPLPQPDVRDGQMDSLPAIFSTPQPAMGHPAPFAPPELQVAPKGVTTEQEPLTYSTVQNKYLTKFTPLAPVAPGEFGGFAAPRRSRNAPHLSLLDFPGWWAQTPVTWAPRSVEGIQIPSPSGFSTNNHPTKLWHIDKTLM
- the LOC130253996 gene encoding uncharacterized protein LOC130253996 isoform X3, which produces MPSLPQDSPAGGLGTGFPMVRGPPSELMGFYITSYEAAFGKRPTGSPQTLEGRRALGIEPPSDRSMHPLLGVHTGSGYVANNYAEAASVVFPYVERQDTDVSTTSEDFKIFGRPDYQRLLPSYADELECRYPAGFSFSRLRFGEVTAPKVSRENDTWSPHTSPAQPDVPQRTTELSGFTRTDPRSDLTLPEQPPDVRDGQMDSLPAIFSTPQPAMGHPAPFAPPELQVAPKGVTTEQEPLTYSTVQNKYLTKFTPLAPVAPGEFGGFAAPRRSRNAPHLSLLDFPGWWAQTPVTWAPRSVEGIQIPSPSGFSTNNHPTKLWHIDKTLM